Within Candidatus Eisenbacteria bacterium, the genomic segment GAGACGGATGTCGGGAACGCCGTGGCGCAGCATGACCAGCCGCTCGATCCCCGCGCCGAACGCGAACCCGGTCCAGCGCTCGGGATCGTAGCCCACGGAGCGGAACACGTTCGGATGGACCATGCCCGCGCCGAGCACCTCGAGCCAGCCCCCCGAGAGCGGACCACAAACGTTGCACCCCCTGCCACCGCAGAAGAAGCAGCGGATCTCCACCTGCGCGCCCGGCTCCACGAACGGGAAATAGGACGGCGAGAAGCGAAGCTCCGTCTCCGGCCCGAAGAATTCTTTCAGGAACCGGTCCAGCGTCCCTTTGAGGTCCGCCAGGCTCACGTCCTCGTCGACGTACAGGCCCTCGACCTGGTGGAACTCGAAGTTGTGGGTCGCGTCCACCGCCTCGTTCCGGTACGCGCGCCCGGGGCAGATGATCCGCACCGGGGGCGTGTGGGACTCCATGACGCGGATCTGCACCGAGGAGGTATGGGTCCGGAGGAGCACGTCGGGTCTCAGATAGAACGTGTCCGTCGTCGCCCGGGCGGGATGGCCCTCGGGCATGTTGAGCGCGCCGAAATTGTGCCGGTCATCTTCGACCTCCGGACCTTCGGCGAGGGCGAAACCCATCCCGAGAAAAATCGCGCGGATCTCCCCGAGGACCTGCGAGAGGAGATGCTCGTGTCCACGAGGGATGCAGCGTCCCGGGAGCGTGACGTCGCGCGTCGCGGCGGCCGGGGCGATTTCCAGCCGCGCGCGGGCCTCTTCATAAGAGCGCTCGAGAGCCTCGCGGAGCCGGTTGGCGCGCGCGCCCACCGAAGCGCGTTCGGCGGCCGAGAGATCCTTCAGCCCGCGAAGGATTTGCGTGAGCTCACTCTTGCGACCGAGGTACCGGACACGCGCCTCTTCGAGCGCGGCGCCGCTCCGCGCGGCGCGAAGCGCCCGCGCCGCTTCGGCCTCCAGGGCGTCGAGCCGCTTGATCACGAGCGTGCGCCTAGGCTACGGGTTGGGCCTGTTTCGCGACCTCGGCCAGACGCGCGAACGCCTGCTCGTCGCGAACGGCGAGGTCGGCCAGGATCTTCCGGTCGATTTCGATCTGCGCGACTTTCAGTCCGCGGATGAACGTGCTGTAGGAGAGCCCGTGAAGCCGGGCGGCCGCGTTGATGCGAACGATCCAGAGTCTCCTGAAATCACGCTTTTTCGCCCGGCGATCCCGATACGCGAATTGGAGACTCCGCATCAGGGTTTCGCGCGCGGTCTGATAGAGCTTGCGCCGTCCGCCGCGATTCCCCTTCACGGCGGTCATGACCTTTCGGCGGCGCTTCCGGCCCGGGACGACGGTCTTAGTTCGTGGCATCGCTCGTTACCTCATGTGGCGGCCGCAGAGACGCGGATCAATCGCCGTATGGAAGTAGTTTCTGCAAGTGCCGACGTTCGGTCGGCTCGACGAGGGCCGGCGCGTGCAAGCGGCGTTTCCGCTTCCGGGACTTCGTCCCCAGATGGTGCCTGGCATATGCTTTCGCTCGTTTGAATTTTCCCGTCCCGGTCCGCTTGAAACGTTTCGCGGCGGCGCGGTTCGTTCTCATCTTCGGCATGGCGGCTCCTAGCTCCGAGGTGCCGGCGGCTTGGCTCCCGCCGTCGCCGGGGCCGGCTTCCTCTCCGGCGCCTTCCCGGCCGCCGATTTGGGCACCATCAGGAGGACGAGGTTCCGCCCTTCGAGACGCGCCGGGTTTTCCACCTGTCCCACCTCTTCCAGATCCTTCACCACGCGCTCCAGGAGGCGAAAGCCCGCTTCCGTGTGGGCCATCTCCCGACCGCGGAAGGTGACCGTGAACTTCACCTTGTCGTGCAGCTCGAGGAAGCGGCGTCCGTTGTTCACCTTGAACCGGTAATCGTGTTCCTCGATCTTCGGGCGCAGCTTGACTTCCTTGAGATGCGTGACGTGTTGTTTCTTTCGAGCCTTCTGCAGTTTCTTGTTCTGCTCGTACTTGTACTTCCCGAAGTCCATGACCCTGCAAACAGGCGGGCGCGCTGTGGGGGATACTTCCACCAGATCCAGATGGCGTTCCTGCGCGTAGGTGAGCGCTTCCCGGATTCCCAGGATGCCCACCTGCTCTCCGTCCGGTCCGATCACGCGGACCGTGGGGATGCGGATGCGATCGTTGACACGGACCTCTTTGGTTGTGGTGATAGGCCGTTCCTCCTCTCAGCGCGGGGTTGGGTATGGAAGCGAAGCCGGCGGGTCAAAAGAGTGCGGGCGAACGATGCGTCCATTCCGCACCGTACGCCCGTCGGCGATGCCTTCCGCCGGAGACCGCGGCGGAACTCTCTTGTCGAGAACCCCGGTAGCGTTGCGCCTCGGGGTGAGAAGCCGGCGGCTCCTGCTTCGTATTGTGGCCAGGATACTACTGCCTTGCTTCGGACTCGGCAACCACTTTCTCCACGAATTCCTCGAGCTTGACCGCTCCTTCGTTTCCCTTGTGCCTGCTCCGAACCGAAACCGTCCTCTCCTCGGCCTCGCGCCGTCCGAGCACGAGCATGTAGGGAATCTTGAGAAGCTCCGCGTCGCGGATCTTCGCCCCCATCTTCTCCTCGCGGAGATCGGCTTCCACCCGGATGCCGCGGTCGAGCAGGATGCGACGGATCTCCTCCGCGTACGGGATCTGCGCGTCCGCGATCGTGATGAGCCGCACTTGCACCGGCGCCAGCCAGACCGGGAAATCGCCGCCGTAATGCTCGATCAGGGTCGCGAAAAACCGCTCCATGGAGCCCAGGAGCGCGCGGTGAATCATGAACACCTGGTGTTCCTGCCCGTCCGAACCCACGTAGTTCACGTCGAACCGTCGCGGGAGGTTGAAATCGAATTGAATTGTGGCGCATTGCCACGGCCGTCCGATCGCGTCGGTGAGCTTGATGTCGATCTTGGGACCGTAGAAAACCGCCTCCCCCTCCGCGCGGTGATACGGGAGACCCGATGCCTTGACGACACGCTCGAGCGCGCCCTCGGCGAGCGCCCAGTCGTCGTCCGAGCCCATGTAATCCTGCTTCCGTTTCGGATCGCGCACGCTCAAGTCCACCTGGTACTGCGTGAAGCCGAATGTCTGGAGCATGAACCGGGAGAAGTCGAGCACCTGGGCCAGCTCGGACTCCACCTGGTCGCGGGTGCAGAACAGGTGCGCGTCATCCTGGGTGAAGCCGCGAACGCGGGCGAGCCCGTGGAGCACCCCCGATTTCTCCAGGCGGTACACGGTGCCCAGCTCCGCGAGCCGTATGGGGAGG encodes:
- the pheS gene encoding phenylalanine--tRNA ligase subunit alpha; amino-acid sequence: MIKRLDALEAEAARALRAARSGAALEEARVRYLGRKSELTQILRGLKDLSAAERASVGARANRLREALERSYEEARARLEIAPAAATRDVTLPGRCIPRGHEHLLSQVLGEIRAIFLGMGFALAEGPEVEDDRHNFGALNMPEGHPARATTDTFYLRPDVLLRTHTSSVQIRVMESHTPPVRIICPGRAYRNEAVDATHNFEFHQVEGLYVDEDVSLADLKGTLDRFLKEFFGPETELRFSPSYFPFVEPGAQVEIRCFFCGGRGCNVCGPLSGGWLEVLGAGMVHPNVFRSVGYDPERWTGFAFGAGIERLVMLRHGVPDIRL
- the rplT gene encoding 50S ribosomal protein L20, coding for MPRTKTVVPGRKRRRKVMTAVKGNRGGRRKLYQTARETLMRSLQFAYRDRRAKKRDFRRLWIVRINAAARLHGLSYSTFIRGLKVAQIEIDRKILADLAVRDEQAFARLAEVAKQAQPVA
- the rpmI gene encoding 50S ribosomal protein L35 produces the protein MPKMRTNRAAAKRFKRTGTGKFKRAKAYARHHLGTKSRKRKRRLHAPALVEPTERRHLQKLLPYGD
- a CDS encoding translation initiation factor IF-3 codes for the protein MTTTKEVRVNDRIRIPTVRVIGPDGEQVGILGIREALTYAQERHLDLVEVSPTARPPVCRVMDFGKYKYEQNKKLQKARKKQHVTHLKEVKLRPKIEEHDYRFKVNNGRRFLELHDKVKFTVTFRGREMAHTEAGFRLLERVVKDLEEVGQVENPARLEGRNLVLLMVPKSAAGKAPERKPAPATAGAKPPAPRS